The sequence below is a genomic window from Sceloporus undulatus isolate JIND9_A2432 ecotype Alabama chromosome 5, SceUnd_v1.1, whole genome shotgun sequence.
CTTGCTTTCTGCCCATTGCCCCGATGCCATGGGGTACCAGTGGGTGGCGAGTGCAGGGGGTAGAGTGTCCGAGAGTCCAGCCGGGCCACTGACTCCCCTTGGCGTTTGTTCTCTTGCAGGTGCTGCTCCTCTCGGAGGGGGCAGGACAGGCCAAGTGCCGGGACTGCGCTTGCGTCATTTACAGGTGGGGCCCTGGAGGGGGTGGGCTTGCtcttgggggggggcagtggccGGGGGGGGCACAGGAGGGTTCTGTGGCTGTTGTGCCCGGGGCCAGGCTAGAGCCCCCAGTGACTCTGGATGGCTTTTGGGGGGCTGCCTGACCCTCGGGGTGTTTGCTCTCCATGGCCAGGCCTCTGCCCCTGGTGGGCGGGGGTGGCATTTGCCTCCAGTCGCACCAGGAGGGCCAGCTCCTCAGTCCCACCCAGGACCAGAGGCTCACCCCTCCAGAAGGCAGCCTTGGGCTTTGCCTGGCAAGGCTTCTCTTGCCCTAGACaacccagggagggagggggcaccCTTTGGGAGCGGTGGGGCCCGGTTGGGGGGCTTCCCCCTGTATGTGGGGGGAGTTCCCGGGAGGCCAACCCCCCTGAGATGCAGGGGGCCCCTTGGGGCAGGGGGCCCTGCGAGGGAGGGAAGAGGCCCTTGGCCAGCTGACCCACCGCCCCCTGCCCCCCTCCAGCGTGGAGCAGGACTTCCGGCAGCAGGAGGGGCGCCTCCGGAGAGTGCTGACCGCACCGCGGGGCCGGGACCCCCAGCCAGAGGGGCTCCCAGCGACCCCAGGCCCAGCCAGCccccgagaggaggaggaggcccgcaAGACCTGGCGGAGGTGCTTCTGGTTCCtctgaggaggaagggaagaggaatcatagcatcgtagagctggaagagaccccaagggcctgatccagtccaaccctgttctgccatgcaggaactctccatcaaagcatccccattgagagatggccatccagcctctgcttaaagacagcctccaaggaaggagacgccaccaaaaTCTCCGGAGACGAatagccctgactctcaggaagttcctcctaatgttgaggggaatcccttttcctggaccttgcatccatgGCTCCGTTGGGtcttattccctggagcagcagaaaacaagctgcttctCTTCCAATaggacatccttcaaatatttaaacagggctctcctatcagctcttgaccttctcttctcaggctaaacatccccagcatctcccGGAGTCTTTCCTCAGAGgactccatggtttccagacccttcaccattttggtggccctcctttggacccatggctccagtttctcagtgtccttttagGAAAAGAGCCACTTCCCATTCCGCAGATGCGCCTCCTTGGGAAAGGCGGTTTAATCCTGGCCCCTTAGAACGCCAGCCCCCCCCCTTGGGAGTGGGGGGGGGCACAGACCTAGGAGGCCCCAGTCAATGCCCCCAAAAGGCCGGAGGGGGCGGAGGACCCTCCCTCGAAGGGATGCCAACTCTTCCCAGCGCAGAAGGGCCTGGAGGGGCGGGGTCGCCTCTGGGATCCTGAaggatctccctccctcccccccccatttcccccatgGCTCCCCCTCCGCTCCTTCCGACCCCCCCCCCAGGTCCGGCTTCCGCGACCTTCTGCCTCACCCGCGGGCACCTTTCCCCCTCCAAGGGAGTCCGACCCACGAAGACCCGGGGAGAGCGGCGTGGTGCGCCGTGAGCCTTCGGATTCCCTGCCCGCTTCTGGCCGCCCTCCGCAgctgctccaaggagcccttctCCGGGCTCCCTTCTTCCCTCGGCAGAGGAAGGATCCGGGCAAGTGGGGCCGAGAGGGGCCTCCTGGGCCGCTGCCCCTGCTGCCTCTCTCGCCCCGCCGCGGCAGCCCTCAAGACAAGGCGGCGTGGCGGTCGGAGTCCTCGGGGGCGAGGGGCGCTTAGATGAACAATAAAGGCAGCCTGGCGCTTGGAGCCTGGCCTGGTCCTTCCCTGCGCCGCTCCGAGGAAGTCCGTCAGGTCCGGCAGAGCTGCCCCGTTTCCTCCTGGGAGTAAGAGGGCGCCCCAGCCCCGAACGAACGGAGGctcccaggcaggcaggcaggcaggcaggcagcggagaggagaggagggtctCAACGGGGGGCTTCTTTGGGCCTTCGTTTCGTTGCTGAGCCTTTCATCTGACTTGTTACCGATCTTTCCAAGGGAAAGCCCCTTTAGCCCCTCCCAGCCAGGCCCTCGGAAGCCCCCTTCAGGCTCGGCCCTTGCTCCCCCAGGACCCCCGCCGCCTGCCGAGGGGAGGCTCCCCAGCGGGCATCATCGCCGGGCCTTGGAGCCCCGGAGCCCAGGCGAGGACCCCTCCGCGCCCCGGCCAGGCGACCCGGTCCCTTCTCGGGCCTTGAGCCGGAGGCGGGGAGCCCGCCGCCATTCAGTCCAGTCCAGGCGAATGAAAGAGCCTGAGGCCTTGTTCACGGTTGGGAGAAAGGGCGGCCTTTATTTGGGGAGAAGCAGCTGAGCCGCTCGCTCTCtctgggggggggtgtctggggGGGCGTGTGTGTCTCTTTTGGGAGGAGGACCCCCCCGGACCCCTCTTGGGAGCAGAAGGGGCCCCACCGTCCCCGGAGCCCCAGCCGCCCTCTCCGGAGCTGAGCCGCAAAGAGCCTTCTTCCTGCGGGGGTCGAGAGGGAAGCAGTGCCTGGCCCCTCCCCGCCATCCTCTCTAGCCCTGTCTCCTCCacgggttctctctctctctcttcgtgTGAGCGCACAGACACGCTCCCCCCTCAGGCCTCCCTCCGCCCCAGACTCTGGTGGTGGCCGCCGCGAGTCCCGCCCTCTGAGCTCGGCTTCTGGGAGCCCCCCCGGACTGAGAGGCCAGGAAAAGGGGGCTCCTTGGCCAGCCCCCTCCGCCCGATCCTGGCTGAAGACGAGGGTCTCCACGCGGGTCCCAAACTCATACTGCCCCCCGGGGCTCCTCAGAGAGCTAAATGGGGGGTTTCGGGGTACCACTTCCTCCCCTGGACCCAAGTAAGAGGGGAGGCCCCCTGCGTGGGGTCCCTCTTCGGTCCCCTCACCCCCGCCCCCTCTTCCCTTTGGGGAGGGGGTCTCACTTGCCACGCCCCAAGAGTCGGTTCTTCGTGACCCACAGGCATCTTGTCAGTGGGGCAATTGGGGAGGGGGCTTGCAGGCAGAAGGCTTGTGGGCTGGCTGGTGGGGGAGCAAAGGTTGTGGGGGGCACAGATCGCACTTTGCCAGGAAGGGGTGTTGAGGGCCGAGGGGGGCCAGGAAGCCTTTTGGGAAGGTACCCCCTACCCCCGCCCCCCAGGCCAATTCCTTCCGATTCAGAGGGGAATCCAGAGGGGGTGGGCTGAGCCCACCAACACTTGGGGGCACAGACAgccacccgcccctttcccccagGGTCTTGTCGTCGTCTCGCAGGCGGCGAGGGTCTTCCATGGGGAGCGAAGCTGCAGGAGTCCTGGGCCGGGTCTGGGGGGCTGGCCGATGCCCTCAGGGAGGGGGTCCCGGGTGGTCAGATGGcgctgggaggaggaggcggccagGCGCTTCCCGAGGCAGATCTGGAAGGGGTGGGATCGGGGGTCAGTGGGCGAAAGCACCCCGCCGCCAGCCCGCTCGCCCGGCCCCGGACGACTCACCCGAGGCCCAGGGCCAGGACGTGGCTGAGCAGCAGCGAGGGTCCCACCAGCAGCAGCACTTGGGGGTCGCGCAGCCCCCTCTTCGGCCGAGCGGGGGGCGCAGGCCGGGGGTCCCACGCAGGACAGCTCCCTGCGGCAGAGAGAGGAGGGGCGCGGGGGGGGGGTCAGGGGCCGCGCAGCGGAGGCGGAGGGGCGCCCGGTCAGTCGGCAGGGCATTCAGGGGGCTTACTTGGGGGCAGCCGGGGCTCCGGGGGGCTGGGCCAGGGCCAGTCCAGGGTCGCGCAGTGGGCGGCCTCTCGGGTCTTCCttctggaaagagaaaggaggcagACGcttgaggaagagagggagggaagggggtcCCTGCCCTCGGAGAccctccccatctccttccgGGGGGGCGGAATTGGGGTCACACTGCCCCTCACTGCCCCCGGGAGGGCGGGGGGGGTCAAAGTTCACCTTTCCGGCGGGGCTCCGTTCCTCCTCGGAGGGTCCTTGGATGCCGGGGGGGCCCTGGAAGCACAAGAAGCgtcggagggagggaggggggcaggggGCACCAGGGAAGGTGTGACTCCCGCCCCCGGAGGCCGAGGAGGCCCCGGACGCGCCTGGAGGAGTGGGTCTGGGGTCGGAGGGGGCCCTTGGCTGACCTGCCCCCGGATCCCCCCCCCGTCAGGGTGGTCCTCTTTCAGGTTTCCCTCCGCCGGGAGACCGGGGTCGCCGCTCCTCTCTTGGACTTAGGGGCCCCTTCCCCCTCCGGTCAGTGGGAGGCTGAGACCTCGGTTGGAGGGCTGCCCTCTGCCCTGCCTTGCCCGGCCCGGAGGGGGTTCTCGGGGGCAGATCGGGCTCTTCAACGGGGGCCGGAGGTTTCCTTGGCCCTGGGGCCCTCGGCCAGGGGACCCACCCGCCGCCCCGGCGATGCTGCTGCTGCGGCTCGGGCGCCGATGGCGATGGCTCCATCTGGGCCTCGCGGAGGATGGCCTCCAGGCGGAGGTCCTCCTCTTGGTCCTCCTCTTGGTCCGGGGCGCCGAAGGGGGCCACTTCCACCCAGGAGcctggaaggaaagagggaaggaagaaggggtcACCGGAGGGAGAAGCGCCCCGACCGACCGACCGACCGACCGCCGCCGCCGCTCCCCCTCCTCGGCCTCTCACCGCGGAGCAGCATCAGGGGGTCCTCCCGGGGGGGATCCATCGGGGTTTGGGGGACTGGGCTGcctggcccttccttccttccttccagaggaTCGGCGTCGGCGGGGTCGGGTGGCGTCGGCCGGAGCAGCTGGAGGCCACGTGACGCCCGTCCGGCTCGCCTTGTAAACAGAAGCCCCGGCTGCTTAAAAGGGCGACGccgcaggaagaggaggaggagggcggcccTGGGGCAGCACCGCTGGCAAAGGCACCGGCGGCCCCCGGAGGACCGGCGAGGGACACGGAGAGGCAGGAGCCACGGCGGGCGGGGTCTTTGCAGCCAGACATAGCTGATGCCTTGCTGCCTTTTGCAATATACCCCTcgcccttcccttcctttctccattGGGCTCAAATTAAGGGAGAAAGCCCTTTCAGCATTTGCAGCCCTGTTGCCTCCGAGAAACGAACTCgccctgagctctgggtgcgagTCCTGCCCGCTGTTCATCCGAAGAAATGGGACTCTGGAAGGGCCTGTCTTCTCCCTTGTGCGAGAATTCAAAGATACCGCCTTCTTGGTCTGTGGAACCATTTAGGCAGAGAAAGGGAgagctcttgcagcacctttgagcctcAATGAAAGGAAGcagttggcagcagcagcagcagcagcaggggctttcctagactaaagcctGCTTCCTCCGATGCCATTTCCCCtccgccaaatgcatctgaggaaggagactggagCCTAGGCAGGctcctcctgctgccaacttctttctttcattgagcCTCAAAGGTGAGAGCAGATCTCTCTTCTTATCTTGTCCCAGATTTGCACCAAGGAGATCCATTTCTCGGAGGGGAAGAGCAAAAGCTCAGAGCGGAGAACATTTGGGAATCCTCCCGGGCcgaaaatgtaggacgtgtccagggaaaggaggacctcGTTGGAGGGTGTCTGTGTGtgggccctccctccctctgccatcGCCCCTTTAAGAGTAGCCGCTACGTGAGCCATGAATGGAGGGCGGCAGAGGCAGACATGCCGAGCTGCACGGAGCCGCCGCCACCGAAGCCCCGCCCCCCCGGAGCCCGACCTCGCGTGACCCCAAGCCCCCCCAAGGAGCGAGGGAGACCCCCTTCAGCTGCCCCTCCCGGCGCCCCGCAATCTCCCACGGAGCCCCGGGCGCCTCCTGGCCGGTCCCCGCTCCTGGCGACCCTTCCCAGGGAGAGGGCTTTGCCGTTGCCAAGAGGGGACCGTGGGTCCTTGCGACCCCAAAGGAAAGCTAGAagcccatggcctggaaaagggagCCCTCCGCCTGCGCCGCCACGCTCCCTCCGAGGCCGCCTCCCTCCCGGTGGACCCAGACCAAAGAGTCTCTGCAAGAGTCAGCTGCAGGGCAGAGGCAGGGCCAGTGGGCAGGAGCCCACAGTGGGGCTCAAGGAAgagcctctccttccctccctcagccccctGCCCCTGGGACCCGGGTGGAGGGTCTGGGCAGAGGAGCAGCAAGGAGACGCCCAGCAGAGAGAGGGCTGCTGCAGTGAGTCTTGTGGGAGAGAAAGAGCGGCGTCCAGGCAAGTGCTGAGAATCAGAGCGGGTTTATTTTGACAGTGGAAAGCCCCCCTCCCCGCCTTGGGCTTCCTCTCGCCCAGCCCCTTCGACAAAGGGACGGACGGACAGAGGGACCCTGTCCCAGGACAGGAGGCAGTTCGGACCCGGTCAAGGCAGCCAGACTGGGCACCTTGCACCCCTCGCTCTGTGGAGCCGGGATGCGGTGCCGCGCATGGATCCGATGCTGCCCAAGGCCCTCTGCACGCAACTCCGGCAGCACAGACAAGGCAGAAGCGGTCTGGCCGGCCGTCCCTCTCGCCACAAAGAAAGAACTGCTGCCGGCCGACTCGGAAGTCCAGAGGAATGAATGGACAGCCTCGGTCAGCTGGGCGGTCAGTGGCTGCCCTCTCTCTGCGCCATTGTCGTCCCGTGTTTCTCTGTGAATCTCCTGCGAAGGCAAGCACAGACCCACTCGCTGCCTCCCGTGACACCAAGGCCCCACAGCGGCACCCTCCTTCCCCACAGGAGAGGCACAGGGCCGCATGGCTTCCCCCTGGAAGAGGGACAAGAGGGGGTGCAGGTGCCTCACCTCCTGGCGTAGTCATAGAGTGCCTGCTTGCGCTCCTGCAGGGAAAGGTGCCTCGCTTCTGGGGACCTGGCAAAGACTTTGGCGGGTGCCTGCGCAAAAAGGAGGGAGCATGAGGGTGGCTGCCCCATAGCCCTGGTCTGTTCCTCCcccacctccccaccccccacgaGCATTACCGTGGCTGAAGGAGAAGCGGCCGGGCCATGAGCGCCGGACCCCAAGGAAGCCAGGAGGGGGGCCTCCGACGCCTCCCCCTCGCTGGGCACAAACGGAACCCGCCCCTCCAGCAGGTTGGCAATGGTGGCATCCACACAGTTTGTCTGGGCTGGGAGAAAATGGGGTGGTCACTTTTAATGGGGAATGTTCAGTTGGAACAACCCACCCCCCCATGAAATCATGAGCCATCTGGAAACAAAGGTCCCTGGATGGGCAGACACTTTTCTGCTAGAAAAGGCCCCTTGCTCAGCACTTTTATTTGTTTAGAGCACTGTCCTTCACCACAAGATGGTCCCAGCGGGCAGCACCTGTCCACCTGTTAAGGGGCCGACCCAACAGAGAGCAGAAGAAGCTGCGGGCACCAATTGGCCAACTCCTTGGGGCATCACTTGTCTGAGTGTGGCAGAGCGGCTCACCCAAATCATTGCAGATGACCGCCAGGGGCACATGGGGCAGGACCTCCTTGACACGCTGGGCCAGACCCACCAAGCGCACATCCTCTGTGGCAGCCACGCTGTGGGATGCTCGAGACTGATGGCTTAGGGCTGCGAGAGAAGCACGGTCAGGAGAGTCCTGCTGAGTGTTGCCCCACTCACTCAGCACAGCAGCCAGGCAGTCCTTCCCCCAAACACATCTGGCTGCTCTTTCCCACACAGGGAAGTGAATATCATGCACACAGCCCCAGGAAGGGGATGCTCAGGCCTGCAGGTGGTGTGTGGAGCTGCTCACCCTCCCATGCAGAAGCAGAGATCGTTGGGGCAGGAAGCAAAAAGTCTCGCAAGGGGCTAGAGGCTGGGCTGCTTGGGTTGTGTGTTCCTGCGTGGCAGAGTGGCCCTTGGGATTCTATGGGGGAACTGGTCACACTCACCTGGGGAGCTGAAGGAAACACGGGGGCTGTGGCGCAGACGCTTCATGTACTCCGCTTTGTCAGCCGCAGTGAGCCGAGTAGAGACAAGGCCCAATTCTGAGGCCAGGAGCTACAGTTGGGGATGGCGGCAGAGAAACAGGGCAGCGGTCAAGCAAAGACTGTAGCCAGCCAGTTTGCCACAAGAGACAGTGGCATCTCAGCCACATTATGCCCCCAGTACAAGAGCAGGTCAGGCCTTCGCCTGTCCAGtgaaaagctcccccccccccgagactgACTGCTCATACCTCCTGAACTCTCAACGCAAACTGGTCACGGGTCTCCTCAGCTTGTTTAGAAACTGGTGGGAGCCACCTGGAAAAGAAaggcggagggaagccccagcagaaGTCTGGGTGCCAGGGCCCAAAGGGAAgcccactcccacccccaccctAAAAGTAAAGCATCCTTCCTTTCTGAGGAGCAGGAACAATGGCGGGAAGATACGGAAGATCCGCTTGTTCATGTCCGCCCCATCtgaacccccctccccacaaaaaaaggCAGATTTTTAGTACCTTACTTGATAAACAGTGAAGGGGACAAAGAAGGTCCAGAGGAGCTCAGTCACCCATGAAGCATCGGCCACATTCTTGAGGAGGATTCGGGGGAGTCCAGGGGGagatgaggaaaagaaaagagagagagagagagatctgcaaAAAGCCCCCAAGCAAGTGGATGCAAGCGGACATTTGCAACGTCCAGTATGCCGGAGAAAAGGAATGAACGTTCCCCTGCCACCCGCCCCCAAAAGGTGCTGTTCTGAAGAAGGGTAAGAGGAACAGCAATGGAGGAGGAACCACTTTGCCTCGGAGGTGGCAGTTCCAGCAGACgcatggaccccccccccggcaccTGCCCACTGGACTCACCACAGTGACGAATGGCCTCTGGACCTGCAGAGCCACTGGCTGGACAGTATCCAGGATGGAGAAGGCCCAGGTGCTAGAcggagcagggagggagggaggggggcccAGTCAGCTAGGCCAGGCCGCTGCCCCCCAGATCTGCAATGGCAAAGCTCCCTCCCCGTCCCCTTGCCCCCCACCGCTGCCTCCGCAGCCCCACCTGAAGCGCAGGAGTCCCACGCGGCCGTTGGTGGTGGTCTCCTCAGGGAAGAGCAGCAGCGGAGGGCTCCCCCCCTGGGAAGAGTAGGCCTTCAGGGACTCCAGCAGCTCTGCCCGGCTCTCCGTCGCCCCCACCTCCAAAAAGCCGCGGGACCAGCAGAGGAAGCCGGAGGCGCCGTTCAGGACCGGCTGCGCGGGGGAAAAAGTCAGCGGAGCCCCTGCAGATGTTGCTCCCCACCCCCTGCTGCCCCTCCCCAGCCTGGCCCTACGCTGGGGCTGGATACTTCTGTTATGGTGCTTCTAGCGCTTGTGCATTACTGTTTATGAGCCCTTGGCAGCGTACTAAGGCAGCCTTgcgctggggctgctgggaggggCAGGGAAAGCGTCCCTGggtgccggggggggggtccttgtGTTGGAGGGACCACGAAGGGCCCTTGGGTGGCTCTGAGGCAGGTGGGCAGCCCCTGAACAGGGGGCCATGGGGTGGGGACGATGGCGTTGGGGCCCCCCAGACCCACCGCTGCGCAGGAGAGCAGGAGTCCGAGGACGTTGTGGTCGAAGGGGGTGACGTGGTTGGCGACCAGGAGTCCGGCGCAGGGGGCCCTTTGCCCTTGGCGGGGGGCTCCGCTCTGGCGCACCAGCAGACCCAGCACCCCGAACATCACTCGCACCGCAaacctagagagagagagagagagaggggggtccGGTGGGTCAATGGCTGggctcccccccctcctcctccctcccgcgGGGCCCTTCCTCCGCTGACCTCCGGGGGGCGCTGTCCGGGAGCGCGCAGCTGACCAGGAAGACGTGGAGCCCCACGAAGAGCCGGAGCAGGAGCAGGCAGAGGCCCACCGGCGCGTACAGCAGCAGCGACAGCGCCAGCAGCCCGTCGCTGGGCAgcctgacagagagagagagagagagagacggggaGACGGGGGTCAGCCGGGGAACAGCCGGGGCCCAGGAGCACACAGCCAGCCAGCCGGGACTCCCCGGCCCCCGGCCCTCGCCCGCTCCCTCTCACCGGTTCGCGTCGAAGAGCCGTTCGGGGCCCACGgcgggggcggcggcggcggcggcgccggAGGCGGAGGGGCCCGCGGGCTCCATGGCCCTTCCGCTTCCGTTCGCTTCCCGTCCCCTACGTCGGCTGCCCTCCGGCCCTTCTCCGCTCAGCGCCCGGGAGCCTCGGTCTGAGCCACGGCGGCCATTTTGGCGTCGCCGCGCGGAGAGCGCCGGGAGGGCGGAAGTGCGTCGCGGCTCGGGCCCCGCCCCTTCCGGTCCCCCGCATTGCGCCTTCGCAAGCGAGAGAGCGTGCGTCCATGGGGCCTACACTTCCCGTCGTGCCCCGCGGCAGGCGCCCTGCGACGGGGAAGCGGAAGCGGAAGCAGAGCGGGGCTGGGTCCCTGGAGCAGCGATGCGGTCGGGGCTGCGGCTGCGGCTGGCTTCGGCGTCGCCCCTGCCTCTCCGGGGGGGTCCTTCGGGGGCGGcgcctctgctgctgcttccctcggggccccctcctccttctcctcctgggagGCGGCGCTGGGGCTGGGGCTCCCGGGGGGCGAGGGCGGCGGGGCTGGCGGGGGCCGGGGCGGGTCTGCTGgcgctggggctggggctgcgaGGCAGAAAGGCCTCCGAGGGCGGCCCCTGCCGGAGCCCCCTGGCCCTCCTGgccccgctgccgccgctgctgcccTCGGTCTCCGCCGCCGTCCCCTCCGCGCCCCCTTCGCCGCCCCCAGAGGCGCCGCCCTCCCCCCGGAGCACTTACAACTTCATCGCCGACGTCGCGGAGCG
It includes:
- the LOC121930524 gene encoding uncharacterized protein LOC121930524 isoform X3 — encoded protein: MVPQTKKAVSLNSRTREKTGPSRVPFLRMNSGQDSHPELRASSFLGGNRAANAERAFSLNLSPMEKGREGRGVYCKRQQGISYVWLQRPRPPWLLPLRVPRRSSGGRRCLCQRCCPRAALLLLFLRRRPFKQPGLLFTRRAGRASRGLQLLRPTPPDPADADPLEGRKEGPGSPVPQTPMDPPREDPLMLLRGSWVEVAPFGAPDQEEDQEEDLRLEAILREAQMEPSPSAPEPQQQHRRGGGRKTREAAHCATLDWPWPSPPEPRLPPRSCPAWDPRPAPPARPKRGLRDPQVLLLVGPSLLLSHVLALGLGICLGKRLAASSSQRHLTTRDPLPEGIGQPPRPGPGLLQLRSPWKTLAACETTTRPWGKGAGGCLCPQVLVGSAHPLWIPL
- the LOC121930524 gene encoding uncharacterized protein LOC121930524 isoform X2 — protein: MVPQTKKAVSLNSRTREKTGPSRVPFLRMNSGQDSHPELRASSFLGGNRAANAERAFSLNLSPMEKGREGRGVYCKRQQGISYVWLQRPRPPWLLPLRVPRRSSGGRRCLCQRCCPRAALLLLFLRRRPFKQPGLLFTRRAGRASRGLQLLRPTPPDPADADPLEGRKEGPGSPVPQTPMDPPREDPLMLLRGSWVEVAPFGAPDQEEDQEEDLRLEAILREAQMEPSPSAPEPQQQHRRGGGAPPASKDPPRRNGAPPERRKTREAAHCATLDWPWPSPPEPRLPPRSCPAWDPRPAPPARPKRGLRDPQVLLLVGPSLLLSHVLALGLGICLGKRLAASSSQRHLTTRDPLPEGIGQPPRPGPGLLQLRSPWKTLAACETTTRPWGKGAGGCLCPQVLVGSAHPLWIPL
- the LOC121930524 gene encoding translation initiation factor IF-2-like isoform X1, translating into MVPQTKKAVSLNSRTREKTGPSRVPFLRMNSGQDSHPELRASSFLGGNRAANAERAFSLNLSPMEKGREGRGVYCKRQQGISYVWLQRPRPPWLLPLRVPRRSSGGRRCLCQRCCPRAALLLLFLRRRPFKQPGLLFTRRAGRASRGLQLLRPTPPDPADADPLEGRKEGPGSPVPQTPMDPPREDPLMLLRGSWVEVAPFGAPDQEEDQEEDLRLEAILREAQMEPSPSAPEPQQQHRRGGGWVPWPRAPGPRKPPAPVEEPDLPPRTPSGPGKAGQRAALQPRAPPASKDPPRRNGAPPERRKTREAAHCATLDWPWPSPPEPRLPPRSCPAWDPRPAPPARPKRGLRDPQVLLLVGPSLLLSHVLALGLGICLGKRLAASSSQRHLTTRDPLPEGIGQPPRPGPGLLQLRSPWKTLAACETTTRPWGKGAGGCLCPQVLVGSAHPLWIPL
- the AUP1 gene encoding lipid droplet-regulating VLDL assembly factor AUP1, with translation MEPAGPSASGAAAAAAPAVGPERLFDANRLPSDGLLALSLLLYAPVGLCLLLLRLFVGLHVFLVSCALPDSAPRRFAVRVMFGVLGLLVRQSGAPRQGQRAPCAGLLVANHVTPFDHNVLGLLLSCAAPVLNGASGFLCWSRGFLEVGATESRAELLESLKAYSSQGGSPPLLLFPEETTTNGRVGLLRFSTWAFSILDTVQPVALQVQRPFVTVNVADASWVTELLWTFFVPFTVYQVRWLPPVSKQAEETRDQFALRVQELLASELGLVSTRLTAADKAEYMKRLRHSPRVSFSSPALSHQSRASHSVAATEDVRLVGLAQRVKEVLPHVPLAVICNDLAQTNCVDATIANLLEGRVPFVPSEGEASEAPLLASLGSGAHGPAASPSATAPAKVFARSPEARHLSLQERKQALYDYARRRFTEKHGTTMAQREGSH